The Chryseobacterium sp. LJ668 genome segment TATGGAAGATGAGCTTGCAGTAACCAATTCCGGGAGAGTATTGATTTTAAGAAAATCTACCGGCTGGAAAGAGTCTTCAAAATTGGTGTATGTTTCGGCGCAAGGCGAACAGGAAATTCCTTTAAAAGAAAAACTGATCTTGAAAACATTAACTCCGGTTTCTATTAATGATCAGGATTATCTTGTGTCATTCGGTTACTTTACGGGGATCAGAGTTAATCAGAGTAATTTTGCTGATATGGCATTCATCAATCTTCAAAACGGAAATATTGCCATGAGTGAAGTTCCGGAATACAGAAATAATACAACAATGTCTGGTATAGATATTCCGATTGCCCAGGTTGTGAACGGTAAAACATATCTGTACGGATTTGACATTAACAAAAGAATGCCGCAGTCTACCTCGTCAAATCGTTTCCCAGATCCTATTATCACCTACGGAACAGGAAGATGGTTCGCAGTAAGTTCTGATGGCGCTACAAGCTCGACTCCAACGGGAAGCAACGGAAAAGTAGGCTATTTTGTGAAAGGTAGCTCAAATTATCTATTTACCGACAATTATAATTTAACAGCCTTCAAAATGGGAAATACAGCAAAATCGGGAACTTTGAGCATCAATAACAATAGTGAAGGAAACGGAACCGTAAAAAGCGGTGAACCTGTCTTAACTTCAATAAGATACATTCCTGAATCTGACAGAATAATTTTCCTCAGAAAATTAGACGCCAATCATTTTGACACAAAAAGTGTTTATAATTGGGATAAATAAAATATTTAAAAACATTATACAGCCGGCAGAAAAAATCTCTGCCGGCTTTTTTTATAAATTACTATATTTGAAGTCTTACGACATTTAGATTTAAAATGAAAAAACTTTTACTTACACTTAGTCTTGTTGCTGTGTTTCAAAATGTAGCGGCGCAGGAAATCACTTTAGATAAAATATATTCGGGATATTACCGCGGAAAAGGTATTGCCGGAATCACGTCTATGAAAAACGGTGAAAATTATCTTGTCATCGAGCAGGGCGGAATTGCAAAATATTCTTATAAAACCTCTCAGAAGGAAGGAAATTTGGTTGACGGAAGTTTTGAAAGCTATGAATTTTCTGATGATGAGTCAAAAATTCTTCTTTTAAAAGATAGCCAACCGATTTACAGACACTCTTTTTTAGGAAAATATGACATAAAAGATTTAAAATCTGGAAAAACGACAAGCCTGAACGAAGGTAAATTTGTTCAGGAACCTAGATTTTCTCCCGACGCCACTAAGATTTCTTTCATCGTCGATAATAATTTATTCTTTCAGGATCTTAGTTCAGGAAAAATCACACAAATTACGGAGCATGGAGTAAAAAACAAAGTTTTGAACGGTCTTGCTGACTGGGTGTATGAAGAAGAATTCGGTCATGCGAGATTGTATGAATGGACGAAAAACTCTGCCGATATAGTATTTGTAAAGCTGGTAGAAACTGATGTTCCGGAAATTTACATTCCGATGTATGGGAAATCGCTGTACCCAACCGAGATGCGTTACAAATATCCGAAAGCCGGAGAAAAAAACTCTGTGGCATCGGCATATACTTATCATTTGGCAGACGGAAAAAAGACTAAAGTCAATTTAGATCAATTTAAAAACTATTACATTCCGAATGTTATTCAAACTTCAAATGCTGATGAAATTGTTTTGATCACTTCACAGAGAACTCAAAATGCTTCTGATGTTTTGAAGGTAAATACAAAAACAGGTGAAGTTACAAAACTATTTACTGAAACGGATGATAAATGGATTGATACAGACAATGTAACACTTGAATTTTTAGAAGACAACAGTTTTCTTTGGGGATCTGAGAGAGACGGAAACCGCCATCTGTATTGGTATGACAAAGATGGAAAATTGAAAAAACAGATCACGAAAGGAAATTGGGAAATAACCGATTATTATGGTTATAACCCTAAATCTAATGAGATTTACGTACAGACCACTGAAAAAGGAAGCATCAATAAGGTAGTTTCCAAAATCAATATTCAGAACGGGAAAGCACAGCTGATTTCTAATGCTGAAGGGAATAATTCGGCCAATTTCAGCAAAAATTATAATTATTTTATTGAAACTTCTTCTACCGTTTCAAAACCGTACACCTATGTTTTAAAAAACGGATCAGGGAAAACAGTGAAAGAGCTTCAGAATAATAATGACCAGCTGAAAAAACTACAGGCTGATAATTTTGTTAATAAAGAGTTCATTACAATTCCCAACGAAGCCGGAGATCAGATGAACGCATGGATTATTAAGCCAAAAAACTTTGATCCGAACAAAAAGTATCCGTTATTCATGTTCCAGTATTCTGGTCCGGGATCGCAGCAGGTTGCAAATTCCTGGGATAACGGAAACGCGCTCTGGTTTGAAATGCTGGCTCAGAAAGGATACATCGTGGCTTGTGTAGATGGGCGTGGAACAGGTTTTAAGGGAGCTAAATTTAAAAAAGTAACCTTTAAAAACTTAGGGAAATATGAAATTGAAGATCAGATTGCTGCCGCAAAATGGTTCGGAACCCAATCTTACATCGACAAAAGCAGAATCGGTATTTTCGGATGGAGTTTCGGGGGTTACATGGCAAGTTTGGCAATGACAAAAGGCGCAGATGTTTTCAAAACAGGAATTGCCGTTGCACCGGTAACCAACTGGAGATATTATGATTCTGTGTATACCGAAAGATTTTTGCTGACACCGCAGGAAAATCCGACTGGTTATGATGACAATTCGCCGACAACGTATGCCAATTTATTAAAAGGTAAATTTCTACTGATCCACGGAACTGCCGATGACAACGTACATTTCCAAAATTCGCTGGAGTTTTCTGAAGCGTTGATTCAGAACAAAAAGCAATTTGAATTTATGGCATATCCCGACAAAAACCACGGAATTTATGGCGGACAGACCAGACCTCAACTGTACCAGAAAATGACAGATTTTATTTTGGAAAATTTATAAATAAGAAATGAAAAAATATTTATACAGTATTTTTTACTAGCGCTAATTCACAAATCAAAACTTTACGGAATTTCTAAAACTGAACAATCAACTAAATCTGATATTGTTGAGGAAGTAATGTATACCAATCCTCCTCCACCAATAATAAAAAATAAATAAAATATATTTTCAACCTTTCAGAATCATCCTGAAAGGTTTTTTTATAAAATTTCAAATTAAAAAGCTATTTTTGAAAAATTTGAAATTTGAATTATGAAAACCAAACACCCAAAAGGCCTTCCGTACTTATTTTTCACAGAAATGTGGGAGCGTTTCGGCTATTATCTTATCCTCGGAATCTTTGTACTCTACATGATAGACAGCGAAAAAGGCGGTTTGGCATTTGACGATAAAAATGCAGACGATATCTTCGGAACTTTTATCGCTCTTACATATTTGACCCCTTTTTTAGGTGGTTTTTTAGCCGACAGAGTTTTGGGTTACATAAAAGCTATCTACATCGGAGGTTTCCTGATGGGATTAGGATATATAGG includes the following:
- a CDS encoding S9 family peptidase encodes the protein MKKLLLTLSLVAVFQNVAAQEITLDKIYSGYYRGKGIAGITSMKNGENYLVIEQGGIAKYSYKTSQKEGNLVDGSFESYEFSDDESKILLLKDSQPIYRHSFLGKYDIKDLKSGKTTSLNEGKFVQEPRFSPDATKISFIVDNNLFFQDLSSGKITQITEHGVKNKVLNGLADWVYEEEFGHARLYEWTKNSADIVFVKLVETDVPEIYIPMYGKSLYPTEMRYKYPKAGEKNSVASAYTYHLADGKKTKVNLDQFKNYYIPNVIQTSNADEIVLITSQRTQNASDVLKVNTKTGEVTKLFTETDDKWIDTDNVTLEFLEDNSFLWGSERDGNRHLYWYDKDGKLKKQITKGNWEITDYYGYNPKSNEIYVQTTEKGSINKVVSKINIQNGKAQLISNAEGNNSANFSKNYNYFIETSSTVSKPYTYVLKNGSGKTVKELQNNNDQLKKLQADNFVNKEFITIPNEAGDQMNAWIIKPKNFDPNKKYPLFMFQYSGPGSQQVANSWDNGNALWFEMLAQKGYIVACVDGRGTGFKGAKFKKVTFKNLGKYEIEDQIAAAKWFGTQSYIDKSRIGIFGWSFGGYMASLAMTKGADVFKTGIAVAPVTNWRYYDSVYTERFLLTPQENPTGYDDNSPTTYANLLKGKFLLIHGTADDNVHFQNSLEFSEALIQNKKQFEFMAYPDKNHGIYGGQTRPQLYQKMTDFILENL